In Streptomyces nojiriensis, the sequence TAGCCGTCGCCGCGGTCGGGGGCGGAGCTGGCGACGGGGGCGCGGGTGCCGACCGTGCCGAGCTGCTCGCTGCGGTCGGAGACGAGCGGGCCGTTGTTCGTGGTGCGGACGGTGATCTTCTTGCTGTCGCCGCCCGCGACCTTGATGACCTCTTCACGGGTGGCGAAGGGGACCACCCTGCCGTCGTAGACGTAGCCCTCGGGCTTGACCTGCTCCAGGTAGAGGTCGGTGACGTCGGCACCGAGGTTGGTCATGCCCCAGGCGATGTCGGTGTTGTGGCCTATGACCACGCCGGGCATCCCGGAGAAGGTGTAGCCGGCCACGTCGTACTGGCACTGGGCCGAGACCGTACGGCAGTGCAGGCCCATCTGGTACCAGACCGAGGGCAGCTGCGGGGACAGGTGCGGGTCGTTCGCGAGCAGCGGCTTGCCGGTGGTCGTGTACTTGCCGGAGACGACCCACGAGTTCGAGCCGATGCCGCTGCCGTTGGGGCCGAGGATCGCGGGGATCTCGTCCAGGGTGTCGGCGAGCGAGGCCAGCTGGGTGCGCAGGCCCACGGTCGCGCCCTGGGCGGCGGCGTTGTCGGCCAGGCCGTTGGCCGGGGTCGTGACGGTCTGGGTTCCGACGGTGTTGGCGCCGGCGGAGCCGTTGCCCGAGCCGGTCCCGGTGCCGGTGCCCGAGCCGCTGCCCGCGGCGCCGCCCTGCGGGGTGTACTTCCCGCCGTCGACCTTGCCGCCCTCGACTATCGGCTTGTTCCGTTCGAAGGGGTACGGCGGGTAGAGCTCGTCGATCTGCGCCTGCGAGAGCTTGGTCGCCATCAGCGCGCGGTCGATCTCGTCCTGCATGTTGCCGCGCAGGTCCCACGCCATCGCCTTGAGCCAGGCCACCGAGTCCACCGGCGACCACTGCTCGGGCTTGTAGTCGTCGCTGAGCTTGAGCGCGGCGTGCTCGACGGAGAGGTCCTTGCCGGACTTCCCCTTCAGGTACGCGTTGACCCCGTCGGCGTAGGCCTGGAGGTACTTCTTGGTCTCCGGCGAGAGCTTCTTGTCGAACTCCTCCTGCGCGACCTGGCGCCAGCCCAGCGTGCGCAGGAAGGCGTCGGCCTCGACCTGGCCGGAGCCGAACATCTCGGAGAGCCGGCCGGACGTCATGTGACGTCGTACGTCCATCTCCCAGAACCGGTCCTGCGCGTGCACGAAGCCCTGCGCGCGGAAGAGGTCGTCGTCGTTGTCCGCGTAGAGCTGCGGAATGCCGTGGGCGTCGCGCTTGACCTCGACGGTCCCGGTCAGGCCCGGCACCTTCAGGGAGCCGGTCGTCTGGGGGAAGGAGGCGCGCACGCTGTCCACGCTCCAGTACGCCCCGTAGCCGAGGCCCGCGAAGAGCGCCAGGACCAGGACGAGCACGATCAGACGGGCGCGTCGTCCCTTCTTCTTGACGGGAGGAGCGGTTTCGTTGGCGGGCATCGCTGTCCTTAGAGGGGCAGGGTGGTCCTGGGAGTACTGGGAGCAACCATAGGCGTAGGACCGCCTTCGTTGATCCGCCAGGGGTCGAGGTGCTGAGGACAGGGGGGAACAGGCGTTTCACAATGTGGTTATCGCGTAAAGGGCGCGTCAAAGATTAGGTAAGGTAACGAACTACTTGCCGAACTTGTCGCCGGGAGGATCGATCCGCCGGGCGCATTGAGGAGGGCCGCCCGCTGACTGTCCACACGCTCAATGAGCTTCTGCTGGTCTGCTCGCTCGTGCTGCTCGTCGCCGTGGCGGCGGTACGCATCTCTTCACGCAGCGGCCTCCCCAGCCTGCTCATC encodes:
- a CDS encoding penicillin acylase family protein, encoding MPANETAPPVKKKGRRARLIVLVLVLALFAGLGYGAYWSVDSVRASFPQTTGSLKVPGLTGTVEVKRDAHGIPQLYADNDDDLFRAQGFVHAQDRFWEMDVRRHMTSGRLSEMFGSGQVEADAFLRTLGWRQVAQEEFDKKLSPETKKYLQAYADGVNAYLKGKSGKDLSVEHAALKLSDDYKPEQWSPVDSVAWLKAMAWDLRGNMQDEIDRALMATKLSQAQIDELYPPYPFERNKPIVEGGKVDGGKYTPQGGAAGSGSGTGTGTGSGNGSAGANTVGTQTVTTPANGLADNAAAQGATVGLRTQLASLADTLDEIPAILGPNGSGIGSNSWVVSGKYTTTGKPLLANDPHLSPQLPSVWYQMGLHCRTVSAQCQYDVAGYTFSGMPGVVIGHNTDIAWGMTNLGADVTDLYLEQVKPEGYVYDGRVVPFATREEVIKVAGGDSKKITVRTTNNGPLVSDRSEQLGTVGTRAPVASSAPDRGDGYAVALRWTALDPGKSMDAIFKLDKAKTFEDFRKAAADFEVPSQNLIYADNKGANGNIGYQAPGRIPVRGQHDGRMPAPGWDSKYAWKGGKDSNAGYIPQNEMPWDYNPSRGYIVTANQAVVESGTGAGKYPYLLTTDWGYGARSQRINDLIEAKIKDGGRISTDDMRTMQMDNSSEIAALLTPMLAKIEVSDPGVRAAQKLLDGWNYTQEPDSAAAAYFNAVWRHILKLSFGDKMPKELRIEGSCMSVVGNGTGPADDLAKTVRECGTRGSDSAQPDGGDRWFEVVRRLVKDEKSPWWSSPRTVTQPAATTRDELFARAMRDARWELTAKLGKDQSTWSWGRLHQLTLKNQTIGTEGPGFMQWLLNRGPWDVGGGEATVNATGWNASSGYGVTWVPSMRMVVNLNDLDKSRWINLTGASGHAYNAHYTDQTTMWAKGELLEWPFGKDAVEKATVDTLTLKPEGS